One window of the Burkholderia ubonensis subsp. mesacidophila genome contains the following:
- a CDS encoding LysE family translocator: protein MIDSSAVAAVFSVYVAGVVIPGPNFVAVAHRAASGARAESLALVAGIVMVNLFWAGCAILGIGFVFAVFPWLATLVRIAGAAYLVWFGLRLIAASGAPGQPRAGAAGGSAGLRPAFLHGVATNLANPKSIAFYAAVFSSAAPAHVSSATFFAMLATVGVTAACWYGFVALVLSHDAIASMYRRAKRWVDRVCGALIVALGIRQFMR from the coding sequence ATGATCGACTCGTCCGCCGTTGCGGCGGTGTTTTCCGTCTATGTCGCCGGCGTCGTGATACCCGGCCCGAACTTCGTCGCGGTCGCGCATCGCGCCGCGTCCGGCGCGCGCGCCGAGTCGCTCGCGCTCGTCGCGGGCATCGTGATGGTCAACCTGTTCTGGGCGGGCTGCGCGATCCTCGGCATCGGCTTCGTATTCGCGGTGTTTCCGTGGCTCGCGACGCTCGTGCGCATCGCCGGCGCCGCCTATCTCGTCTGGTTCGGGCTGCGGCTCATCGCGGCGTCGGGCGCGCCCGGGCAGCCCCGCGCGGGCGCGGCGGGCGGGTCCGCCGGGCTGCGTCCGGCGTTCCTGCACGGCGTCGCGACCAACCTGGCGAATCCCAAATCGATCGCTTTCTATGCGGCGGTGTTCTCGTCGGCCGCGCCGGCCCATGTGTCTTCCGCGACGTTCTTCGCGATGCTGGCGACCGTCGGCGTCACCGCCGCCTGCTGGTACGGATTCGTCGCGCTCGTGCTGTCGCATGACGCGATCGCGTCCATGTATCGACGCGCGAAACGCTGGGTCGACCGCGTCTGCGGCGCGCTGATCGTCGCGCTCGGCATCCGGCAGTTCATGCGCTGA
- a CDS encoding cupin domain-containing protein, with amino-acid sequence MSTQPRELLKAADIANMEPERAVHSLNGNAVRLRKSIGDLTGLTQLGVHLITLMPGHASAEYHRHWYEDEFVYVLSGSGTATIGEQDHVVGAGDFLGFARGGDAHTLVNTGDEPLVIFVCGQRLEHDVCDYPRSGKRMFWAGKREAMIDLPDDEEQA; translated from the coding sequence ATGTCCACACAACCCCGTGAACTGCTGAAAGCCGCCGATATCGCGAACATGGAGCCGGAGCGCGCGGTCCATTCGCTGAACGGCAACGCGGTGCGCCTGCGGAAATCGATCGGCGACCTGACCGGGCTCACGCAGCTCGGCGTGCACCTGATCACGCTGATGCCCGGACACGCGTCCGCCGAATATCACCGGCACTGGTACGAAGATGAATTCGTCTACGTGCTGTCCGGGAGCGGGACGGCGACGATCGGCGAGCAGGACCACGTGGTCGGCGCGGGCGATTTCCTCGGCTTCGCACGCGGCGGCGACGCGCATACGCTGGTGAACACCGGTGACGAGCCGCTGGTGATTTTCGTCTGCGGGCAGCGACTCGAGCACGACGTGTGCGATTACCCGAGAAGCGGCAAGCGCATGTTCTGGGCCGGGAAGCGCGAGGCGATGATCGATCTGCCCGATGACGAGGAACAGGCATGA
- a CDS encoding SDR family NAD(P)-dependent oxidoreductase, translating to MNDARPVALVTGSTSGIGAAIARRLSADGYAVILHSRRSVETGLAMARALGAAAYVQADLADDAERVRLVRDALAVWGRLDLLVNNAGISRVIPHDDLAAATPAIWQELHEVNVIAPFRLVAEAQAALREAASRGRPGCVVNVSSHAGVRPKGASIPYAATKAALNHMTRLLALSLAPDIRVNAVAPGLVDTPLTAGWTDARQRWREHAPMRRAAQPDDVAQTVAMLAASDYVTGEIVLLDGGLNLT from the coding sequence ATGAACGACGCGCGGCCTGTCGCGCTCGTTACCGGCTCGACGTCGGGCATCGGCGCAGCGATCGCGCGGCGGCTGTCGGCGGACGGCTACGCGGTGATCCTGCATTCGCGACGCTCCGTCGAAACGGGGCTGGCGATGGCGCGCGCGCTGGGCGCGGCGGCGTACGTGCAGGCCGATCTGGCCGACGACGCCGAGCGGGTGCGGCTGGTCCGCGACGCGCTCGCCGTGTGGGGCAGGCTCGACCTGCTGGTCAACAACGCGGGGATCAGCCGCGTGATTCCGCACGACGACCTTGCCGCGGCCACGCCGGCGATCTGGCAGGAACTGCATGAAGTCAACGTGATCGCGCCGTTCCGGCTGGTCGCCGAAGCGCAGGCGGCGCTGCGCGAAGCCGCGTCGCGCGGCCGGCCCGGTTGCGTCGTGAACGTCAGCTCGCATGCGGGCGTGCGGCCGAAGGGCGCGTCGATTCCGTATGCGGCGACGAAGGCGGCGCTCAACCACATGACGCGCCTGCTCGCGCTGTCGCTGGCGCCGGACATTCGCGTCAATGCGGTCGCGCCGGGCCTCGTCGACACGCCGCTGACCGCCGGCTGGACGGATGCGCGGCAGCGCTGGCGCGAGCACGCGCCGATGCGCCGCGCGGCGCAGCCGGACGACGTCGCGCAGACGGTCGCGATGCTGGCCGCATCGGACTATGTCACCGGCGAAATCGTGCTGCTCGACGGCGGGTTGAACCTGACGTAG
- a CDS encoding AzlD family protein: MLPDFHTVATIVLMASTTYLSRILGYVLLRNRTLSPRMTAVMENVPGCVLISVIAPAFVSSRPADLLALAVTLLAATRLSILPTVTIGIVSAGVLRHLLG; this comes from the coding sequence ATGCTGCCTGATTTCCACACCGTCGCGACCATCGTGCTGATGGCGTCGACGACATACCTGTCGCGCATCCTCGGCTACGTATTGCTGCGCAACCGCACGCTCAGCCCGCGCATGACGGCGGTCATGGAGAACGTGCCCGGCTGCGTGCTGATCTCGGTGATCGCGCCGGCCTTCGTGTCGAGCCGGCCCGCGGACCTGCTCGCGCTGGCCGTCACGCTGCTGGCCGCGACCCGCCTGTCGATCCTGCCGACCGTGACGATCGGCATCGTGTCGGCCGGCGTGCTGCGGCATTTGCTCGGCTAG
- a CDS encoding AzlC family ABC transporter permease: MSSSVSTSTGLRQQSAFLLEMGRGLRASLPMMLGFVPFALVLGAQAAQKGLSLLEVPMLTGLNFGGGSEFAAIRLWTSPPHIALIVAMSFLVNSRHILMGAAFAPYIRRLPRRRAFAALFFMCDESWAMSLADARHRSADHISVPYYAGVAAGLYMTWLSMTTLGAALGPTIGDVERYGFDMAFTAVFLVLLRGMWKGVRASRPWFVSLVVAAVTHLAVPGAWYVAAGACAGLIAAVLWEPRDAA, from the coding sequence ATGAGCAGTAGTGTTTCAACGTCGACCGGGCTGCGCCAGCAGTCCGCGTTCTTGCTGGAGATGGGCCGCGGCCTGCGTGCGTCGCTGCCCATGATGCTGGGTTTCGTTCCGTTTGCGCTGGTGCTGGGCGCGCAGGCCGCCCAGAAGGGCCTGAGCCTGCTCGAAGTGCCGATGCTGACCGGCCTCAATTTCGGCGGCGGCTCCGAATTCGCGGCAATCCGGCTGTGGACCTCGCCGCCGCACATCGCGCTGATCGTCGCGATGTCGTTCCTGGTGAACTCGCGGCACATCCTGATGGGCGCCGCGTTCGCGCCGTACATCCGGCGCCTGCCGCGCAGGCGCGCGTTCGCGGCGCTGTTCTTCATGTGCGACGAGAGCTGGGCGATGTCGCTCGCCGACGCGCGGCACCGCTCGGCCGACCACATCAGCGTCCCGTATTACGCGGGCGTGGCCGCCGGCCTCTACATGACATGGCTGTCGATGACGACGCTCGGCGCCGCGCTCGGGCCGACGATCGGCGACGTCGAGCGGTACGGCTTCGACATGGCGTTCACGGCGGTTTTCCTGGTGCTGCTCAGGGGCATGTGGAAAGGCGTGCGCGCGAGCCGGCCGTGGTTCGTCAGCCTCGTCGTCGCGGCCGTCACGCACCTGGCCGTCCCGGGCGCGTGGTACGTCGCGGCCGGCGCGTGCGCAGGGCTGATCGCTGCCGTGCTGTGGGAGCCGCGCGATGCTGCCTGA
- a CDS encoding Lrp/AsnC family transcriptional regulator, protein MKLDAIDRRILSALQRDGRMQNVELAHEVGLSPSPCLRRVRLLEEAGVIEKYVAVLNPAKVGKGLTIFTRVWLKGQDAESVNRFADAVQQMPEVVECHLMAGDCDFLLRVVAADIDDYRRFQMEYLTRIPGVLSVKTDIPMQKVKLTSALPT, encoded by the coding sequence ATGAAGCTTGATGCCATCGACCGGCGGATTCTGAGCGCGCTCCAGCGCGACGGCCGCATGCAGAACGTGGAGCTCGCGCACGAGGTCGGGCTCTCGCCGTCGCCGTGCCTGCGGCGCGTGCGGCTGCTCGAGGAAGCGGGCGTGATCGAGAAATACGTGGCCGTGCTGAACCCCGCGAAGGTCGGCAAGGGGCTGACGATCTTCACGCGCGTGTGGCTGAAGGGGCAGGACGCGGAATCCGTGAACCGCTTCGCCGACGCCGTCCAGCAGATGCCGGAAGTCGTCGAGTGCCATCTGATGGCGGGCGACTGCGATTTCCTGCTGCGCGTCGTCGCGGCCGACATCGACGACTACCGGCGTTTCCAGATGGAATACCTGACGCGCATTCCGGGCGTGCTGAGCGTGAAGACCGACATTCCGATGCAGAAGGTCAAGCTCACGTCGGCGCTGCCGACGTAG
- a CDS encoding LysE family translocator has translation MIDFSTLALFSGACLALTATPGPDMLLIASRSVSQGRRAGFATLAGIQAGTYCHALAAALGLSQLFLAVPIAYDAVRFAGAAYLLYLAWKTFRSDATSLTPDASAPRRPTTTIFRQGLTTNLLNPKMALFVLALFPQFIRPENGTIAVQILVLATVLNLIGLVVNGAVIVSASRLSRRIGARRRPSKLPQYLLGTVFVGLAARLAAAGRS, from the coding sequence ATGATCGACTTCTCCACGCTCGCGCTGTTCTCCGGCGCGTGTCTCGCGCTGACCGCCACGCCCGGCCCCGACATGCTGCTGATCGCGTCGCGCAGCGTCAGCCAGGGCCGGCGCGCCGGGTTCGCGACGCTGGCGGGCATCCAGGCCGGCACCTACTGCCACGCGCTGGCCGCCGCGCTCGGCCTGTCGCAGTTGTTCCTGGCCGTGCCGATCGCGTACGACGCCGTGCGCTTCGCCGGCGCCGCGTACCTGCTCTATCTCGCGTGGAAGACGTTCCGCTCGGACGCGACGTCGCTGACGCCGGACGCGTCGGCCCCGCGCCGCCCCACCACGACGATCTTTCGCCAGGGCCTGACGACGAACCTCCTCAACCCGAAGATGGCGCTGTTCGTGCTGGCGCTGTTCCCGCAATTCATCCGGCCGGAGAACGGCACGATCGCCGTGCAGATTCTCGTGCTCGCGACCGTGCTCAACCTGATCGGCCTCGTGGTCAACGGCGCGGTCATCGTGTCCGCGAGCCGGCTGAGCCGCCGGATCGGCGCGCGCCGGCGTCCGTCGAAGCTGCCGCAGTACCTGCTCGGCACCGTGTTCGTCGGGCTCGCCGCGCGGCTCGCGGCCGCCGGGCGGAGCTGA
- a CDS encoding helix-turn-helix domain-containing protein has product MSTAGSRKTRLRGARFDFNSIGERLRAYRMAAELRSEDVAERLNISRAAVYKLERGEIVKIDTLERLAALFGVSLANLMGVEVEYHDSAISYFERMRQLESRSQRIVAHFDPFSFLLTSDDYEGWLRQMLEESIPPSLTDAAWRQTQSKVMAILADRKAAFRRAPLNVTSLIGLRQIEQFLHHGLVGRLGLPPGVQLERKLAARREVMRIVGMLEDDAKGVRIGIVSDNLPNETFQIFEDDDSAHIAVSPFRLGELPNIRTGIATITTSADAVAMYRKMIDRLWTDSTKGADGAKLLVDLLDRV; this is encoded by the coding sequence ATGTCCACAGCCGGATCCCGAAAAACGCGCCTGCGTGGCGCGCGCTTCGACTTCAACAGCATTGGCGAGCGCTTGCGTGCGTACCGGATGGCCGCCGAGTTGCGCAGCGAGGATGTCGCCGAGCGCCTGAACATCTCGCGCGCGGCGGTCTATAAGCTCGAACGCGGCGAGATCGTGAAGATCGATACGCTCGAGCGGCTCGCCGCGCTGTTCGGCGTGTCGCTCGCGAACCTGATGGGCGTCGAGGTCGAGTATCACGATTCGGCGATCAGCTACTTCGAGCGCATGCGCCAGCTCGAAAGCCGCTCGCAGCGGATCGTCGCGCATTTCGATCCGTTCTCGTTCCTGCTGACGTCCGACGATTACGAAGGCTGGCTGCGCCAGATGCTCGAGGAAAGCATCCCGCCGTCGCTGACCGATGCCGCGTGGCGGCAGACGCAGTCGAAAGTGATGGCGATCCTCGCGGACCGGAAAGCCGCGTTCCGGCGCGCCCCGCTGAACGTGACGAGCCTGATCGGGCTGCGCCAGATCGAGCAGTTCCTGCACCACGGCCTGGTCGGCCGCCTCGGGCTGCCGCCCGGCGTGCAGCTCGAGCGGAAGCTCGCCGCGCGCCGCGAGGTGATGCGGATCGTCGGAATGCTCGAGGACGATGCCAAGGGCGTGCGGATCGGGATCGTCAGCGACAACCTGCCGAACGAGACCTTCCAGATCTTCGAGGACGACGACAGCGCGCATATCGCGGTGTCGCCGTTCCGGCTCGGCGAGCTGCCGAACATCCGCACCGGCATCGCGACGATCACCACGTCAGCCGACGCCGTCGCGATGTACCGGAAGATGATCGACCGGCTGTGGACGGATTCCACGAAAGGGGCCGACGGGGCCAAGCTGCTCGTCGACCTGCTCGACCGCGTGTAG
- a CDS encoding porin: MTPRTPLTRYRAGFLMAGAASALCVAPLAHAQSSVTLYGVADAFVGAMKAPGGRTAVVQSGGGMTTSFWGIGGTEDLGNGNKAVFVLESYFQPQSGAYGRYGGDSPFSRNAYIGLQTRFGQLRAGRITTPLYLATIQFNPLFNSYTFSPMIFHTFKGVGAEGVVGDSAWNNALAYTSPTFGGFNAGLLYALGNTAGRNGAKKWSVNANYARGAFAAAAVFQYVNFSATPGDLGGALAAAPGLSSQRTVQVGASYDWRVVKLFAQYMNVASRAQRGNFHGDTVQAGVSVPIGTGALLASYAYTHSSRSLADGEHRSTGALGYDYPLSKRTDLYSAIKVDHVGGLSTGITYGAGLRTRF; the protein is encoded by the coding sequence ATGACCCCACGGACCCCGCTGACCCGATACCGGGCAGGATTCCTGATGGCCGGCGCGGCAAGCGCGCTGTGCGTCGCGCCGCTCGCGCACGCGCAGTCGAGCGTGACGCTGTACGGCGTCGCCGACGCTTTCGTCGGCGCGATGAAAGCTCCCGGCGGCCGCACGGCGGTCGTGCAGTCGGGCGGCGGGATGACGACGTCGTTCTGGGGTATCGGCGGCACCGAGGATCTCGGCAACGGCAACAAGGCCGTCTTCGTGCTCGAGAGCTACTTCCAGCCGCAAAGCGGCGCATACGGCCGCTACGGCGGCGACAGCCCGTTTTCGCGCAACGCGTACATAGGACTGCAGACGCGGTTCGGCCAGCTTCGCGCCGGCCGCATCACGACGCCGCTGTATCTCGCGACGATCCAGTTCAATCCGCTGTTCAATTCGTACACGTTCTCGCCGATGATCTTCCACACGTTCAAAGGCGTGGGCGCCGAGGGCGTGGTCGGCGATTCGGCGTGGAACAACGCGCTCGCCTATACGAGCCCGACGTTCGGCGGATTCAATGCGGGGCTGCTGTATGCGCTCGGCAATACGGCCGGCCGCAACGGCGCGAAGAAATGGAGCGTCAACGCGAACTACGCGCGGGGGGCGTTCGCGGCCGCCGCGGTCTTCCAGTACGTGAATTTCAGCGCGACGCCCGGCGATCTCGGCGGCGCGCTCGCCGCGGCACCCGGCCTGTCGAGCCAGCGCACGGTGCAGGTCGGCGCGTCGTACGACTGGCGGGTCGTGAAGCTGTTCGCGCAGTACATGAACGTCGCGAGCCGCGCGCAGCGCGGCAATTTCCACGGCGATACGGTGCAGGCGGGCGTCAGCGTGCCGATTGGCACCGGCGCGCTGCTGGCAAGCTATGCGTACACGCATTCGAGCAGGTCGCTCGCCGACGGCGAGCATCGCAGCACCGGCGCGCTCGGCTACGACTATCCGCTGTCGAAGCGCACCGACCTCTATTCGGCGATCAAGGTCGATCACGTCGGCGGGCTGTCGACCGGCATCACGTACGGCGCGGGCCTGCGCACGCGTTTCTGA
- a CDS encoding MFS transporter, whose translation MEANLRSAAAAPAGEPPERVSRYAWKVLAGSAIGYAMDGFDLLILGFMLPAISASLQLGAQQAGALVTWTLVGAVAGGVIFGALSDRYGRVRVLTWTILLFAVFTGLCAFAQGFWDLLAYRTIAGIGLGGEFGIGMALAAEAWPASKRARVSSYVALGWQSGVLAASLLTPLLLQSVGWRGMFAIGVLPAIVAWVLRNKLHEPEVFVRSKQPARTGARFRLLFADARTTRTSIGIVVLCAVQNFGYYGIMIWMPTFLSKQLGFSLTKSGLWTAVTVLGMMAGVWVFGHLADRIGRKPTFLLYQVGSVAMVFAYSQLTDPATMLWGGALMGMFVNGMVGGYGTLMSEAYPTAVRATAQNVLWNVGRAIGGLGPLVVGALAARYSFQIAIAMLAALYMLDMIVTVTLIPELKDRALD comes from the coding sequence ATGGAAGCGAACCTTCGATCCGCCGCGGCCGCGCCCGCCGGCGAACCGCCCGAGCGGGTGTCGCGCTACGCGTGGAAAGTGCTGGCCGGCTCGGCCATCGGCTATGCGATGGACGGCTTCGACCTGCTGATCCTCGGCTTCATGCTGCCGGCGATTTCGGCGTCGCTGCAGCTCGGCGCGCAGCAGGCGGGGGCGCTCGTCACGTGGACGCTCGTCGGCGCGGTCGCGGGCGGCGTGATCTTCGGCGCGCTCAGCGATCGCTACGGCCGCGTGCGCGTGCTGACCTGGACGATCCTGCTGTTCGCGGTGTTCACCGGGCTGTGCGCGTTCGCGCAGGGCTTCTGGGACCTGCTCGCATACCGGACCATCGCCGGCATCGGCCTCGGCGGCGAATTCGGCATCGGCATGGCGCTCGCGGCCGAAGCGTGGCCGGCCAGCAAGCGTGCGCGCGTGTCGTCGTACGTGGCGCTCGGCTGGCAGAGCGGCGTGCTCGCGGCGTCGCTGCTGACGCCGCTGCTGCTGCAGAGCGTCGGCTGGCGCGGCATGTTCGCGATCGGCGTGCTGCCCGCGATCGTCGCCTGGGTGCTGCGCAACAAGCTGCACGAGCCGGAAGTGTTCGTCCGCAGCAAGCAGCCGGCGCGCACGGGCGCGCGCTTCCGCCTGCTGTTCGCCGATGCGCGCACGACCCGCACGAGCATCGGCATCGTCGTGCTGTGCGCGGTCCAGAACTTCGGCTACTACGGGATCATGATCTGGATGCCGACGTTCCTGTCGAAGCAGCTCGGCTTCTCGCTGACGAAATCCGGGCTGTGGACCGCGGTGACCGTGCTCGGGATGATGGCCGGCGTCTGGGTGTTCGGGCACCTGGCCGACCGGATCGGCCGCAAGCCGACGTTCCTGCTGTACCAGGTCGGCTCGGTGGCGATGGTGTTCGCGTATTCGCAGCTGACGGACCCGGCCACGATGCTGTGGGGCGGCGCGCTGATGGGCATGTTCGTGAACGGCATGGTCGGCGGCTACGGCACGCTGATGTCCGAGGCGTACCCGACCGCGGTCCGCGCGACCGCGCAGAACGTGCTGTGGAACGTCGGCCGCGCGATCGGCGGCCTCGGGCCGCTCGTCGTCGGCGCGCTTGCCGCGCGCTACTCGTTCCAGATCGCGATCGCGATGCTGGCCGCGCTGTACATGCTCGACATGATCGTCACGGTCACGCTGATTCCGGAACTGAAGGACCGCGCGCTCGACTGA